The Faecalibacterium prausnitzii genome includes a window with the following:
- a CDS encoding PrgI family protein, with amino-acid sequence MAAYISVPRDLTKVKSKVAFNLTKRQLVCFGTAALIGVPLFFVLRDSGGNTAATLGMMAVMLPAFFLGMYEKNGQPLEKLLSYYVQSRFVRPKIRPYKTNNYYAILMKGGVPHDSVLEKDR; translated from the coding sequence TTGGCTGCTTATATCTCTGTGCCCCGTGATCTGACCAAAGTCAAATCCAAGGTGGCGTTCAACCTGACCAAACGGCAGCTTGTCTGCTTTGGCACAGCGGCTCTCATTGGAGTGCCGCTGTTTTTTGTTCTCCGGGATTCCGGCGGCAACACTGCCGCCACCCTCGGTATGATGGCGGTGATGCTGCCGGCGTTCTTCCTTGGGATGTACGAAAAAAACGGCCAGCCCTTGGAAAAGCTGCTGTCGTACTATGTGCAGTCCCGGTTTGTCCGCCCGAAAATTCGCCCCTACAAGACCAACAATTACTATGCGATTTTGATGAAGGGAGGCGTGCCCCATGATTCCGTTTTGGAAAAAGACCGGTAA
- a CDS encoding DUF4366 domain-containing protein: MQMKIKKLGALLVSAALCAGMAAPAFAFEGEAAPVEQPVLPEVVEKDVVTVTDETSGALTPEGNLTLVDDYYTNYSDGSGQQFITLVSKSGNTFYLVIDRNAKGQQTVHFMNLVDEADLLALMEEDAADAYTAEKEAAAQAEQDKLKAEEEAKKAAEEAAAFGEEQPKENKVTKIASGFLGVVVLITLAAGGGFYAFTKQKQKKQAEKEALDPDANYTEDKGDFEIPTEDEPEEAGEEDTEPI; the protein is encoded by the coding sequence ATGCAGATGAAGATTAAGAAACTGGGCGCGCTGCTGGTATCGGCGGCACTGTGCGCTGGCATGGCGGCTCCCGCCTTTGCCTTTGAGGGCGAAGCTGCCCCGGTGGAGCAGCCGGTTCTGCCGGAAGTCGTGGAGAAAGATGTTGTCACCGTCACGGACGAAACCTCTGGTGCCCTGACCCCGGAGGGCAATCTGACGCTGGTGGACGATTACTACACCAACTACTCCGATGGCAGCGGACAGCAGTTTATTACGCTGGTCAGCAAGTCGGGCAATACGTTCTACTTGGTCATCGACCGCAACGCCAAAGGACAGCAGACCGTCCACTTTATGAACCTTGTGGACGAAGCCGACCTGCTGGCACTGATGGAGGAAGATGCTGCCGATGCCTATACCGCTGAAAAAGAAGCAGCGGCGCAGGCTGAACAGGATAAGCTGAAAGCCGAGGAAGAAGCCAAGAAAGCCGCAGAAGAAGCGGCGGCATTCGGCGAGGAACAGCCCAAGGAAAACAAGGTCACAAAGATCGCATCCGGCTTTCTGGGCGTAGTCGTGCTGATTACGCTGGCGGCAGGCGGCGGCTTCTACGCTTTCACAAAGCAGAAGCAGAAAAAGCAGGCAGAAAAAGAAGCCCTTGACCCCGATGCAAACTACACCGAGGACAAGGGCGACTTTGAGATTCCCACCGAGGATGAACCGGAAGAAGCCGGAGAGGAAGATACCGAACCCATCTGA
- a CDS encoding VirD4-like conjugal transfer protein, CD1115 family produces the protein MTTKKLTKLLALYLPYLLLGLVATNFGEAWRLAEGKELGEKIMSMMGTIPVAFANPLPSLHPLDFLAGLCCGAGLRLAVYLRGKNAKKYRHGMEYGSARWGTPKDIEPFMAPKFSDNIILTKTERLMMSNRPPDPKNARNKNVLVVGGSGSGKTRFWLKPNLLQCHSSYVVTDPKGSIVVECGNALLKNGYKLKILNTINFSKSMHYNPFAYVHSEKDILKLVTTLMTNTKGEGSGGDPFWEKSERLLLTALIAYLHYEAPVEEQNFATLLEMLNTMQVLEDDEEYQNPVDLLFEELAKKKPNSFAGRQYKLYKLAAGKTAKSILISCGARLAPFDIQELRDLTMYDELQLDTLGDKKTALFLIMSDTDSTFNFLISMVYTQLFNLLCDKADDVYGGKLPIHVRCLIDECANIGQIPNLEKLVATIRSREISACLVLQARSQLKAIYKDNADTIVGNMDSQIFLGGSEPTTLKELSETLGKETIDSFNTSDTRGNSPSYGTSFQKLGHELMSRDELAVLDGGKCILQLRGVRPFLSDKYDLTQHPNYKLTSDYDPKNTFDIEKYLNRKEKIHPGDEFIVVDADSLPSA, from the coding sequence GTGACCACGAAAAAGCTGACAAAGCTGCTGGCGCTGTATCTGCCCTATCTTCTGCTGGGACTGGTGGCAACGAACTTTGGCGAGGCATGGCGGCTTGCCGAGGGCAAGGAACTGGGCGAGAAAATCATGTCCATGATGGGGACCATCCCGGTGGCGTTTGCAAATCCTCTGCCCAGCCTGCATCCGCTTGATTTTCTGGCGGGCTTGTGCTGCGGCGCAGGGTTACGGCTGGCAGTCTATTTGCGTGGCAAAAACGCCAAAAAGTACCGCCACGGCATGGAGTACGGCTCTGCCCGGTGGGGCACTCCGAAGGATATTGAGCCGTTCATGGCTCCGAAATTTTCCGACAACATCATTCTGACCAAAACGGAACGGTTGATGATGTCCAACCGCCCGCCTGACCCCAAGAACGCCCGAAACAAAAACGTGCTGGTGGTGGGCGGCTCCGGTTCAGGTAAAACACGCTTTTGGCTGAAGCCGAATCTGCTTCAGTGCCACAGCTCCTATGTTGTCACCGATCCGAAAGGCAGTATCGTGGTCGAGTGCGGGAACGCCCTGCTGAAGAACGGCTACAAGCTGAAAATCCTGAATACCATTAACTTTTCCAAGAGTATGCACTACAACCCCTTCGCCTATGTCCACAGCGAAAAGGACATTTTGAAACTGGTCACGACCCTGATGACCAACACCAAGGGCGAAGGGTCCGGCGGCGACCCTTTCTGGGAAAAATCCGAAAGGCTGCTTTTGACTGCGCTGATTGCGTATCTCCACTATGAAGCCCCGGTGGAGGAGCAAAATTTCGCCACCCTGCTGGAAATGCTCAACACCATGCAGGTGCTGGAGGACGATGAGGAATACCAGAATCCGGTAGACTTGCTGTTTGAAGAACTGGCAAAAAAGAAGCCCAACAGCTTTGCCGGGCGGCAGTATAAACTTTACAAGCTGGCTGCCGGAAAGACCGCAAAATCTATCCTGATCTCCTGCGGTGCCAGATTAGCCCCATTTGACATCCAAGAATTGCGCGACCTCACCATGTACGATGAGCTGCAACTGGACACGCTGGGCGATAAGAAAACAGCGCTGTTCCTCATCATGTCGGACACGGATTCCACCTTTAACTTCCTCATCAGCATGGTCTACACCCAGCTTTTCAATCTGCTGTGCGACAAGGCAGACGATGTGTACGGCGGCAAGCTGCCCATCCATGTGCGGTGCCTGATCGACGAGTGTGCCAACATCGGGCAGATTCCCAATCTGGAAAAGCTGGTGGCTACCATCCGCAGCCGTGAGATTTCGGCCTGCCTTGTTTTGCAGGCGCGAAGCCAGTTGAAGGCCATCTACAAGGACAATGCGGATACCATCGTGGGCAACATGGACAGTCAGATTTTTCTGGGCGGCAGTGAGCCGACAACCCTGAAAGAACTGTCCGAAACACTGGGCAAAGAAACCATTGATTCGTTCAACACTTCGGACACCCGTGGCAACAGCCCCAGCTATGGCACATCGTTCCAGAAACTCGGTCACGAACTGATGAGCCGGGATGAGCTGGCGGTTCTGGACGGCGGCAAGTGCATTTTGCAGTTGCGGGGTGTCAGACCGTTTCTTTCGGACAAGTACGACCTGACCCAGCACCCCAACTACAAGCTGACCTCGGACTACGACCCCAAAAACACCTTCGATATTGAAAAATATCTGAACCGAAAAGAAAAGATCCACCCCGGTGATGAGTTCATCGTGGTGGACGCTGATTCGCTCCCGTCTGCCTGA
- a CDS encoding VirB4-like conjugal transfer ATPase, CD1110 family, with protein sequence MIPFWKKTGKHSKPQSVQKRRQNAKPAVPRTAQQSIPMQRMFEDGTCRVKANYYTRTIQYQDINYQLAQQEDKTAIFEEWCSFLNFFDSSIKFELSFVNMATDSTEFEKSIRIPFQKDGFDDVRAEYSQMLRQQLAKGNNGLTKTKFITFGVEGESMAQVKPRLDHIQNDLLNNFHRLGVQAKPLNGVQRLKLMHDMFNMDGASKFHFDWKDLVKSGLSVKDAIAPTAFAFKNSRTFQMGGIFCAVSFLSITASDISDQLLKDFLDMDSSQIVTMHIQSVDQNRAIKTVKRTITELDRSKIEEQKKAIRAGYDIDIIPSDLATYGRDAKALLKELQSQNERMFLVTFLVLNTGRTEQELENNVFQASSIAQKHNCNLCRLDFQQEQGLMSSLPLADNQIEIQRGLTTSSTAIFIPFTTQELYQSGKESLYYGLNALSNNLIMVDRKKLKNPNGLILGTPGSGKSFSAKREITNAFLVTDDDIIVNDPEGEYAPLVKRLKGQVIKISPNSTQFINPMDINANYSEEDNPLSLKADFILSLCELVVGGKEGLLPVEKTVIDRCVHLIYRKYFADPCPENMPILEDLYNALLQQDEKEAHHVATALEIYVKGSLNLFNHRTNVNVNNRIVCYDIKELGKQMKKLGMLIVQDQVWGRVTANRSSGKSTRYYMDEMHLLLKEEQTAAYSVEIWKRFRKWGGIPTGLTQNVKDLLSSREVENIFENSDMIIMLNQAAGDRQILAKQLNISPHQLSYVTHSGEGEGLLFFGNVILPFVDRFPTDLELYRIMTTKLGEVSEGAQK encoded by the coding sequence ATGATTCCGTTTTGGAAAAAGACCGGTAAGCACAGCAAGCCGCAGTCTGTGCAGAAGCGCAGGCAGAACGCAAAGCCTGCGGTGCCCCGGACCGCCCAACAGTCCATCCCCATGCAGCGGATGTTTGAGGATGGCACCTGCCGTGTGAAAGCAAACTATTATACCCGTACCATCCAGTATCAGGACATCAATTACCAGCTTGCCCAGCAGGAGGACAAGACCGCCATTTTCGAGGAATGGTGCAGTTTTCTGAACTTCTTCGATTCCAGCATCAAATTTGAATTGTCCTTTGTGAACATGGCAACCGACAGCACCGAGTTTGAAAAGAGCATCCGAATTCCGTTCCAGAAGGACGGTTTTGACGATGTGCGTGCGGAGTATTCGCAAATGCTGCGCCAGCAGCTTGCCAAGGGCAATAATGGTCTGACCAAGACCAAGTTCATCACCTTTGGGGTGGAAGGCGAAAGCATGGCGCAGGTCAAGCCCCGGCTCGACCACATCCAGAACGACCTGCTGAACAACTTCCACCGGCTTGGGGTACAAGCAAAGCCCCTGAACGGTGTCCAGCGGCTGAAACTCATGCACGATATGTTCAACATGGACGGTGCCAGCAAGTTTCACTTTGACTGGAAAGACCTCGTAAAAAGCGGCCTTTCGGTGAAGGATGCCATTGCGCCCACCGCCTTTGCGTTCAAGAACAGCCGCACCTTCCAGATGGGCGGTATCTTCTGCGCCGTCAGCTTTCTGAGCATCACAGCCTCCGACATCAGCGACCAGCTTTTGAAGGACTTTCTGGACATGGATTCGTCCCAGATCGTCACCATGCACATCCAGTCCGTTGACCAGAATCGTGCCATTAAGACGGTGAAGCGCACCATCACCGAACTGGACCGCAGCAAGATTGAGGAACAGAAAAAAGCCATCCGCGCCGGGTATGATATTGACATCATACCGTCAGATTTGGCGACTTACGGCAGAGATGCCAAGGCTCTTTTGAAGGAACTTCAGAGCCAGAATGAGCGTATGTTCCTTGTCACGTTTCTGGTTCTGAACACCGGGCGCACGGAGCAGGAGCTGGAAAACAATGTCTTTCAGGCATCCAGCATTGCACAGAAGCACAACTGCAACCTGTGCCGGCTGGATTTCCAGCAGGAGCAGGGGCTGATGTCCTCGTTGCCGTTGGCGGATAACCAGATTGAGATTCAGCGCGGTCTTACCACTAGCAGCACAGCGATTTTTATCCCATTCACCACACAGGAACTTTATCAGTCTGGCAAGGAATCGCTGTACTACGGCTTGAATGCCCTGTCCAACAACCTTATCATGGTGGACCGCAAAAAGCTGAAAAACCCCAACGGCCTGATTCTGGGCACTCCGGGAAGCGGCAAAAGTTTCTCGGCAAAGCGTGAGATCACCAACGCATTTCTGGTGACAGACGATGATATTATTGTCAATGATCCTGAGGGAGAGTATGCCCCTCTTGTGAAGCGTCTGAAAGGTCAGGTCATCAAAATCTCGCCCAACAGTACCCAGTTCATCAATCCCATGGACATCAATGCCAACTACTCCGAGGAAGATAATCCCCTGTCCCTGAAAGCCGACTTTATCCTTTCGCTGTGCGAACTTGTGGTGGGTGGCAAGGAGGGGCTGCTGCCGGTAGAGAAAACCGTCATCGACCGCTGTGTGCATCTGATTTACCGCAAATATTTTGCCGACCCCTGCCCGGAGAATATGCCCATCCTTGAGGACTTGTACAATGCCCTACTCCAACAGGACGAGAAGGAAGCCCACCATGTTGCTACGGCGTTGGAAATCTACGTCAAGGGCAGTCTGAATCTGTTCAACCACCGCACCAATGTGAACGTCAACAACCGCATCGTCTGCTATGACATCAAAGAACTGGGCAAGCAGATGAAGAAGCTCGGTATGCTCATTGTGCAGGATCAGGTCTGGGGGCGTGTCACAGCCAACCGCAGCAGCGGCAAGTCCACCCGATATTATATGGATGAGATGCACCTCCTCTTAAAAGAGGAACAGACTGCGGCGTATTCCGTAGAAATCTGGAAGCGTTTCCGTAAGTGGGGCGGTATTCCCACGGGGCTGACCCAGAACGTGAAAGACCTTCTTTCTTCCCGTGAAGTCGAGAATATTTTCGAGAACAGTGACATGATCATCATGCTGAATCAGGCGGCAGGAGACCGGCAGATCCTTGCAAAACAGCTCAACATCTCGCCCCATCAGCTTTCCTATGTGACCCACTCTGGCGAGGGCGAGGGGCTGCTGTTTTTCGGCAATGTGATTCTGCCCTTTGTTGACCGCTTCCCCACCGATCTGGAACTCTACCGTATTATGACCACCAAGTTGGGTGAAGTTTCGGAGGGCGCACAGAAATGA
- a CDS encoding Fic family protein has translation MRNKKPPFEITEAALSDVMEISELVGKISSTQNLSTSPILRRQNRIRTIYSSLAIEQNTLSLEQVTAVLSGKRVLAPPKDIAEVKNAYEIYDHLAELNPYSMDDLLLAHRTMMQGLVREAGEFRSRPVGVVDNKGNVLHFGTLPQYVPSLMEELIQWTESSSLPILIKSCVFHYEFEVIHPFADGNGRIGRLWHTLLLSQWNPLFVWLPVESIIHDHQPEYYAAINQSNAQGEGTVFIEFMLGIIKEALTEAINEQPVAQSKEEVRWMKIAAFLRTNHIIQNVDVQNLLNVSPATASRVLNTLTKEGKLAKVRNGRYWAYKLAD, from the coding sequence GTGCGAAACAAGAAACCGCCATTTGAAATCACAGAAGCAGCTCTTTCAGATGTTATGGAGATCAGCGAATTGGTAGGCAAAATTAGTTCCACCCAGAATCTTTCCACAAGTCCGATTCTGCGCCGCCAGAATCGCATCCGAACGATTTATTCTTCTCTGGCTATCGAGCAGAACACGCTCTCTTTGGAGCAGGTGACGGCTGTTCTGTCTGGAAAACGTGTGCTTGCCCCTCCAAAAGACATTGCAGAAGTAAAAAACGCCTACGAAATCTACGACCATCTCGCAGAGTTGAATCCATATTCGATGGATGACCTCCTGCTTGCACATCGGACGATGATGCAGGGTCTTGTCCGGGAGGCTGGCGAGTTTCGCTCCCGTCCTGTCGGCGTAGTAGACAACAAGGGTAATGTCCTCCATTTCGGCACCCTGCCGCAGTACGTTCCCTCTTTGATGGAAGAACTGATTCAATGGACGGAAAGCAGTTCACTCCCTATCCTAATCAAAAGCTGTGTGTTTCACTATGAATTTGAGGTGATCCATCCATTCGCAGATGGAAATGGTCGCATCGGTCGGCTCTGGCACACGCTGTTGCTTTCTCAGTGGAATCCGCTGTTTGTATGGCTCCCGGTCGAATCCATCATCCATGACCATCAGCCAGAATATTATGCTGCAATCAATCAGTCTAACGCACAGGGAGAAGGAACTGTTTTTATCGAGTTCATGCTGGGAATCATCAAAGAGGCTTTGACCGAAGCAATCAACGAACAGCCTGTTGCACAGAGTAAGGAAGAAGTGCGTTGGATGAAGATTGCAGCTTTTCTCCGCACGAACCATATTATCCAAAACGTCGATGTTCAGAATCTTCTCAATGTTTCTCCTGCCACTGCAAGTCGAGTCCTGAATACTTTGACAAAAGAAGGAAAGCTCGCCAAAGTGCGAAATGGCCGCTATTGGGCATATAAATTGGCAGATTGA
- a CDS encoding CD1108 family mobile element protein, translating to MSKPKLNIKEESSTKKTRSPPKKAKVEQSVPKKKKLKTDADKAAEKAQHLRFGKAELTPDELSRLSKAQKREMYAAHAARSAVHREVDQYEDDNVGTQALSEGEKAAGNVRDISKSRYARKLKKKAKPQGRKGTKTAKSSAREPTAPQDAGASSTSEGGSNWLSRWRQKQDIRQSYYAAARSGTAAQTAGGKAASNGASAARSGVEQAVEKGKTAVSTAVKGLMNAAKSNAHVLVIVGVFLLLILMVMSGFSSCGILFSGGTQVSGQTMYSAEDRDIRGAEQDYKKLEKKLDKKIKRTPTDHPGYNEYQYHLDPIEHDPWQLTSFLTTLYDDYTRSEVQGKLKETFKKQYKLTTWVEVQIRYKTVWVISPAGIPVPTQVPYEYRIFHTKLVNRGLEVVIREELNNDQWKRYEIFQDTLGGRPYLFNGGLPPGGSDGSGTPGIDYQVPAEALTDSEFAAIYKEAQKYVGTPYVWGGSTPETGFDCSGYVCWVYNQNGYDVGRTTANGLWQKSQHISEAEAKPGDLVFFEGTYDTPGKSHVGIYLGNGMMVSAGDPIKYANIHSSYWEKHLAGFGRLSK from the coding sequence ATGAGCAAACCGAAGTTGAACATCAAAGAGGAATCGTCTACCAAAAAGACCCGTTCTCCTCCGAAAAAAGCCAAGGTGGAGCAGTCGGTGCCCAAAAAGAAAAAGCTGAAAACCGATGCAGATAAAGCTGCGGAAAAGGCACAGCATCTGCGGTTCGGCAAGGCAGAACTGACCCCGGACGAACTGAGCCGGTTGAGCAAGGCACAGAAGCGGGAAATGTACGCCGCCCATGCCGCCCGGTCTGCGGTGCACCGAGAGGTTGACCAATACGAGGATGACAATGTGGGCACACAGGCTCTGAGCGAGGGCGAAAAAGCGGCTGGAAATGTCCGGGATATTTCCAAGAGCAGATACGCCCGGAAGCTCAAGAAAAAAGCCAAGCCGCAGGGCAGGAAAGGCACCAAAACCGCAAAATCTTCTGCACGGGAGCCAACTGCGCCACAAGATGCAGGCGCATCCAGCACCAGCGAGGGCGGCTCCAACTGGCTTTCCCGGTGGCGGCAGAAACAGGATATCCGGCAGAGCTATTATGCTGCCGCCCGGTCGGGCACAGCGGCGCAGACCGCAGGCGGCAAGGCGGCATCCAATGGCGCATCTGCTGCCCGGTCAGGCGTGGAACAGGCGGTGGAGAAAGGCAAAACTGCCGTCAGCACTGCCGTAAAGGGGCTGATGAATGCCGCCAAAAGCAACGCACACGTTCTGGTGATCGTGGGCGTTTTTCTTTTGCTCATCCTCATGGTGATGTCTGGTTTTTCCTCCTGCGGTATCCTCTTTTCCGGCGGCACACAGGTGTCCGGGCAGACCATGTACTCTGCCGAGGACAGGGACATCCGGGGTGCAGAACAGGACTACAAGAAGCTGGAAAAGAAACTGGACAAGAAAATCAAGCGCACCCCCACCGACCATCCCGGCTACAACGAGTACCAGTACCATCTCGACCCCATCGAGCATGACCCGTGGCAGTTGACCTCGTTCCTGACCACCTTGTATGACGATTACACCCGGTCGGAGGTGCAGGGCAAGCTGAAGGAAACCTTCAAAAAACAGTACAAGCTGACCACATGGGTAGAGGTGCAGATACGGTATAAGACCGTCTGGGTCATCAGTCCGGCAGGAATTCCAGTCCCTACGCAGGTGCCCTATGAGTACCGCATCTTCCACACCAAGCTGGTGAACCGTGGCTTGGAGGTGGTCATCCGGGAGGAACTGAACAACGACCAGTGGAAACGGTACGAGATTTTCCAAGATACCTTGGGCGGCAGACCCTATCTGTTCAACGGCGGATTACCGCCCGGTGGCTCCGATGGCTCCGGCACACCGGGCATCGACTATCAGGTTCCGGCAGAAGCTCTGACCGACAGCGAGTTTGCCGCCATCTACAAGGAAGCCCAAAAGTATGTGGGTACGCCCTATGTGTGGGGTGGCTCCACCCCGGAAACAGGCTTTGATTGCAGCGGCTACGTCTGCTGGGTCTACAACCAGAACGGCTACGATGTGGGCAGAACCACCGCCAACGGATTATGGCAGAAAAGCCAGCACATTTCCGAAGCCGAAGCAAAGCCCGGTGATCTTGTTTTCTTTGAAGGAACGTATGATACGCCGGGGAAAAGTCATGTGGGCATCTACCTCGGAAACGGCATGATGGTCAGTGCCGGAGACCCCATCAAGTACGCAAACATTCACTCGTCCTACTGGGAGAAGCATCTCGCCGGGTTTGGACGGCTTTCAAAATGA
- a CDS encoding DUF3846 domain-containing protein gives MRMEENTLSVLKIAPGKYPQQVEIDNDLKALQQAVGGFIGASYPFEDPVAIVYNDDGKLMGLPLNRALRDEDGQMCDAVAGTFLVVGLGEEDFASLTPELAQKYEQLFHQPEAFLKLGNRLLVLPVPDEPPAEKNRTKPTAEHDR, from the coding sequence ATTCGCATGGAAGAAAACACCCTGTCGGTGCTGAAAATTGCACCGGGGAAGTATCCGCAGCAGGTCGAAATCGATAACGACCTGAAAGCCTTGCAGCAGGCGGTGGGCGGCTTTATCGGCGCAAGCTACCCGTTTGAAGATCCGGTTGCCATCGTTTATAACGATGACGGCAAGCTCATGGGGCTGCCGTTGAACCGTGCCCTGCGGGACGAGGACGGGCAGATGTGCGATGCCGTTGCCGGGACTTTTCTGGTGGTGGGTCTGGGCGAGGAGGATTTTGCATCCCTGACCCCGGAACTGGCGCAGAAATACGAGCAGCTTTTCCATCAGCCGGAAGCCTTTCTGAAACTGGGCAACCGTCTGCTGGTGCTGCCGGTGCCCGATGAACCTCCGGCAGAAAAAAACCGCACCAAGCCCACGGCAGAGCATGACCGCTAA
- a CDS encoding VirB6/TrbL-like conjugal transfer protein, CD1112 family produces the protein METVLKAIADWIKGILTAGIMSNLSGLFDDVNTQVGNIAQQVGTKPSSFEPRVFAMIEALSRNVVLPIAGIILTFIACYELIEMITQHNNMAQFEPALIMRWIFKTAVSVWLISNTFDIVMAVFDVTQKVVSDSSSIIAGNTRVNDIGLSMLQSSLMQMDVGPLFGLFLQSFFIGITMRILSIVIFVIVYGRMIEIYCMVSLAPIPMATFGNHEQSHMGQNYLKCLFALGFQGFLILICVAIYAVLIQSVAISGDAINSIWSIVGYTVLLCFSLFKTSSVIKSVLGAH, from the coding sequence ATGGAAACCGTTCTTAAAGCCATTGCCGACTGGATCAAAGGCATCCTGACGGCAGGCATTATGTCCAATCTCAGCGGGCTGTTCGATGATGTGAACACGCAGGTAGGCAACATCGCCCAGCAGGTGGGCACCAAGCCTTCCAGCTTTGAGCCGAGAGTGTTCGCCATGATCGAAGCCCTCTCCCGGAACGTGGTGCTGCCCATTGCGGGCATCATCCTGACCTTCATCGCCTGTTATGAACTCATCGAGATGATCACCCAGCACAACAATATGGCACAATTTGAGCCTGCCCTTATCATGCGCTGGATCTTTAAGACCGCTGTTTCGGTATGGCTCATCAGCAATACTTTTGACATCGTGATGGCTGTATTCGATGTCACCCAGAAGGTGGTGTCCGATTCCAGCAGCATCATTGCCGGAAATACCCGTGTCAACGACATTGGTTTGTCCATGCTGCAATCCAGTTTGATGCAGATGGACGTCGGCCCCCTGTTCGGGCTGTTTTTGCAGTCCTTTTTTATCGGCATCACCATGCGCATCCTGTCCATCGTGATTTTTGTCATCGTCTACGGAAGAATGATTGAAATTTACTGCATGGTAAGCCTTGCGCCCATCCCCATGGCGACTTTCGGCAACCACGAGCAGAGCCACATGGGACAGAACTACCTGAAATGCCTGTTTGCGCTGGGTTTTCAGGGCTTTCTCATCCTTATCTGCGTGGCGATTTACGCTGTGTTGATCCAGAGCGTGGCGATTTCCGGGGATGCCATCAACTCCATTTGGAGCATTGTGGGCTACACCGTTTTGCTCTGTTTCAGCCTGTTCAAGACCAGCTCCGTGATAAAATCCGTTCTCGGAGCGCACTAA
- a CDS encoding DUF4315 family protein has product MSEKSDKLRAMLEKEKERRIKLNNRIEILERRIQEEDSAEVNEMVRTAKVTPEQLAALLRQSATTIPNPAALSAVGATFEKEVDADED; this is encoded by the coding sequence ATGAGCGAAAAATCGGATAAGCTGCGGGCGATGCTGGAAAAAGAGAAGGAACGCCGCATCAAGCTGAACAACCGCATCGAGATTCTGGAGCGGCGCATTCAGGAAGAGGATTCTGCCGAGGTCAACGAGATGGTGCGGACTGCAAAGGTCACGCCGGAACAGCTTGCCGCCCTGCTGCGGCAGTCCGCAACCACCATCCCGAACCCGGCTGCGCTGTCTGCCGTGGGTGCAACTTTTGAGAAGGAGGTCGATGCAGATGAAGATTAA
- a CDS encoding Maff2 family mobile element protein, with protein MEFFNSAIEVLQTLVVALGAGLGVWGAINLLEGYGNDNPGSKSQGMKQLMAGGGVALVGITLIPLLSGLFG; from the coding sequence ATGGAATTCTTTAACTCTGCTATCGAAGTTCTTCAGACTCTGGTTGTCGCTCTGGGTGCCGGTCTCGGCGTGTGGGGTGCCATCAACCTGCTGGAAGGTTACGGCAACGACAACCCCGGCAGCAAGAGTCAGGGCATGAAGCAGCTCATGGCTGGCGGCGGCGTTGCGCTGGTGGGCATCACCCTCATTCCCCTGCTGAGCGGTCTGTTCGGCTAA
- a CDS encoding PcfB family protein — protein sequence MQEEIEQKSFNLMISTTKLSARTVLRAVKAAYRLYQSKASQGKQSVRTLLRQNRGVSSVEISKTGIRGLERYAKKYGIDYAIRKDTSEVPPRYLVFFKAPDAEAFHSAFKEYSASLLNKDKRPSVLAKLHELVQAAAELPGKVRHKEQERGL from the coding sequence GTGCAGGAAGAAATCGAACAGAAATCCTTCAACCTGATGATCTCCACCACGAAATTGTCTGCCCGGACTGTTCTCCGGGCGGTAAAGGCGGCGTATCGGCTGTACCAGTCCAAGGCATCCCAAGGCAAGCAGAGCGTCCGCACCCTTCTGCGGCAAAACAGGGGCGTTTCCAGCGTGGAGATCAGCAAGACCGGCATCCGTGGGTTGGAACGCTATGCCAAAAAGTACGGCATCGACTATGCTATCCGCAAGGACACCTCCGAGGTGCCGCCCCGGTATCTGGTCTTTTTCAAAGCCCCGGACGCAGAAGCCTTCCACTCGGCGTTCAAGGAGTATTCGGCATCTCTGCTGAACAAAGACAAACGCCCCTCGGTGCTGGCAAAACTGCATGAACTGGTGCAGGCAGCGGCTGAACTCCCCGGCAAAGTCCGGCATAAGGAACAGGAGCGTGGACTGTGA